The DNA segment ttgccatgACGCAATGTGGAGAGAACGCGAGAGGAGCTTGAGGGTTGGTTTTTCCACCTAACGGTAACGGTAGTTAGGGGTTTTTCCCTGCAAAGTTTTGCGCACTTTTACTTAATTTCCACTGCAAcgcattgcatttaaaatgaaatcctTTGCGAGCAATTTGTCATTTTCACTGACAGTTAAACTGTTTTTATGCCATCCAAGGACCTTGACTATATGAAATCGTGGCTTAtggttgaaatattttctgcttccagttgttgtttttgttgttgttgctgcactgTTCATATTCCCAGTGCGGCGTgacttctgttgttgttgttgtcaacgcAAACTGTTGTTATTTGTAATTAGAGCTATAAATATTCGTAGCAAGTTTTCAAAGTGTTGGCAATTTCATCAGCTACAGAATTTTGAGTAGAAACTCACAAAGTTGATAGATAGTTTTCAATGATTTATGAAGTTTATGAACTTTAGaacagaaattaaatatatttaatttcctgcaacagcaaagcaaatattagttttaaataattgccaATTATTTTCCAATGAGAATtctaataaattgtaataaaaagaCAAATTTTGATTTCCTAAATTCaatgttgcataatttttaatcaaatggagcttcaaatattttgtattcctGGGAAAATTAATTGGCTTAATTTCCCATAATTTTACTTCCCATTTATGGCCCAAATTAGATTTAGTTATCTGATTATATTCCCACAAATTGACATCTAATTTTAACCCCTGCTTTGCCACACTTGAGCCCAGTTAAGCCTAAGCTAAAtccacaaatatttttgctgccACAAATCAGCGAACATTAACAGATCCCACGCGGAATCGTaacaatagcaaaacaaaaaacaaaacagtgaaAATTCGCAGCAAACAGagattaaaatcaaatcatcGCGAATAAATTGCCAACTCTTTTGGCGCAAAAGGATATTAACGCCTTAAGCCGCAGTTAATGGTCCTCGGccataaatcataaaacatAATAGACCAACATCAAAAtacgaaattgaaaaacattcGATGCGAGAATTTGCATTCACAGTAGCAACGCAAAAAGGAgatttaaaaaagtaaagaatatATTCCCTTAGCTGAAATCCGCTTAAAGTACATAACAATCAAAAATTATGGTTTTATGGCAGAGGCCAAAAAAAGGGTTTCGACTCGAGTTGTATGCGGATTTGAGTTTTAACAACGCAACAGaagttgcaacagttgcaaatCCAATTGAAAGCCGCCACAAATGGCGTCTATTCACGAAAGTATGGATAACTGGATAGCTGGATTCATTGTCAATTTTTTTTGCGGCTGTTGTCGTTGAACCCCtcgagcagagcagagaagagCAGATCTGAGCTGCACGCCTGGCATTGGccattaaaaagttttgtcaagttaaattaccaaaaattgcaaattgcttgGATTATGCGTTGTTCAAGGACATGGAATTGCCTGCCGTCAGCCTCTGTTGTGTCTGGGGCCACTTTCACTTCCTGTTGCCCTGGATttgtccgtgtgtgtgtgtgtctgtcagtgtgtgtgtgtggggcgcATTGTGTGGCTAAAGGATTTCATACACTCAATATAATTAAGGGCTTGAGTGTTGAGCCCAAGTTATGCGTTGTCCATGCGAGCTTCCAACGTCTCTCTTTTGTGTCctggcaacattttgtgtattttgtggtCTGAGTTTGGTTTCTGCCTGGATACAGCCAATactctacctctctctctctcacaaaCACTGTCTCTTGCTATTGCATTTTGTCGCACAGCATTTTGAATtgtatgttaaattaaattttaccACAGAGACCAGCCAGAAAACTCGAAACTCGCACTCGTCTCTTCTGACTGACCAGTCATGGTCTCTGACCCTTGTCTCCTCCCTTCCACAGTCAAGTGGTTTCCTTCTTTTTACGAAAGTCATTGGCTCAAACTCTCTCTCCTTGGGTAACGTATTAGATCCTAGCTCTGGCTGCTGTGGCATTAAGTTGTCAGTTTGCTGAGCTTGACAGATTTTTCATTGGCAGAGAGCAGAGTGTGGTTTGCTCGACTGGTGGTTTTATCTCGGTCGGTGGCTTCGTTTACTAGCCTTGTTTGTTGTCCGGCTTGCCACTGACCATAGAGCCATAGTCATACATAGTCTGCCATAGAGAGGCTCTGCAAATTAATAGTATATCATTTGGTTATAGTCTGAAATGCACACAAAAGCAAACTGAAACAGCAGGTGTCAATGTGGCTGCCTGCATTTTcgtatatatttcttttgtacTTAGCCAAAAACTTTATGGGCAGCTTTAGCAATTAGAAAATATGGCACCAATATATTTCGTATTGTGTATTAAGAGATACAAGTGCAgctataaattcatttaatttactaCAAATAATTTCTAGTTAGCAACTTGTGAACAAAGAAAGTAcataaaattcaacaaaattggaaaacatattttacaaattttataaatccAAACTATAACGAAATCttgaaatggaatttaaaaaatatttttctgtattttatatatgtatattttaaaaacaaatgtaatttgcagttaaataaatatgaacaaagaaattaaataaaagtgataaagaaaagaaaatacatttattcgTTTCAAGTATTACATAGCAAGATTtctttttaagatcgaaaaaattttaaattaagatgtacttttcaatctagatttCTTCTCTCCGTGTACAAAACTAAATGTCAATCaaaaattctgtttttttttaagattttaaaatatttttctatttgctaatacatataaatattattacctTACTTATTTCTCCAATTAGTATCATTAACTTTAATTCAAAActaataaagtttattttctctttcattGCAGGTAAATAATCTTGATTTAATTGTCCGGTTAAGTAGCCAAAACTATGCGTAAGCTGTCATATAAAACATTCAACTTATTGACGCCTACTGAGCAAGCTCAGCTGCTAACCGAGCCATTCATTGCAATCAGGCAGCTGTCGTGCTGCTAAGTTTCATTGTGAGTTTATAAGGCTGCGCctataaatcaataaacaatGCAGGCGACAAAAGATGTGTCTCAGCACAGCAGGAGACAGCAGATAGAGATGAGTGTAAGAGGaaggagggaaggggaggaaACAGACTGGCACCTAAAGTGGCTGCTGCTATTTCATTATAAGAAGTCTGAGTATGACTACGATATATATCACTGGGCTATTTGGCTGATTGTCATCGCTTAAACGGCGACTgggcattttatttaactgcCTTTTGCGCCTTCGGAGTGGGATCTGCAAGTGCTCTCAGCTTCACTTGTATGAGACTTGTGTGTGATTGCgattgtgcttgtgcttgtgctaGTTGTGATGTGGAAATTGATGTCGAGTGCCGCCGACGTCGTCTAAGGAAGAAGAGGCGACGaacgttttaatttaataggcGCACATGAGGCTCTGGCACATAAAAACCAATTTCGCGTAAGTGATAAAAATGCAATGAGCATTCTCGCTCCTCTCCTCCACCATGCTgtagatgatgatgacgatggtgatgatgacaatcatcagctgctgctgacgcaGAAGCTTAAGAATTGAATTTACGATGCCACCAAAGTAGTTTTGACACATATCTAGCAACGGGAGATGCGAGATAGATATTAGAATGAAACCAGCAAGACATTGCCTTGTTTTcgatttaattgtttaatttgtatgcCAGGCAACAGaacacacagcacaacactACACATTGCATAATGTCACAAAGGGAACTCTCTACTCGCTATGTGCGCGCGCCCCATGCAACTTTCAATCATCATCAATTTCACATCAAAGTGTCGCCCACAGCCGGAACTGTAGACGACAAAAGTCTCTCACTCCCCATCTTCTATCTCTTACATGCCTCGTTGTGGCACTGACGAGATCATATCGTCGACAGGCGGTGCCAAGAGTCTTCGACATGACATTTTTCCTAGTCGTTCTCgctgttgccttttgttgccAATCGTGAGAGAGTGCTGTGCActtttcaagttcaatttcAACGATGCacgttgccagttgccagttgcgtATCAATCAagtagtcagtcagtcagttagtcactTTGTCTGATGGCCACTAAAAGATATTCGCCTGGTTAAATGACCAACTTGGCATTAAAGTCGGAGACCCAGACGTTGTATTTCCTGTCACTCTGCTGACTTCTTCTTTCTGCTGTCTGCTTTAATCGATTTCTTGATTGCCAGGAAATCGCACCCTTTTCCAGGTTGAATTTAGCGCTGCgcaattgcaaacaaattcaatattttctttatgctTATTTGCATATGATTAAATGGTTTTCTGTCTGTGCATGATCAGGTTTATTTATGACAAAGAAAGGCATTTTTAACGTTCTTTATTCATGGAAtacaaaattaagaattatgtaaacaaatttaattatttttaaagatatttaaaaaaaggacTAACctacatacatttaaaaaactcATAAGATTTTTGACTAGTTGCTCTGATTTATTTCTTCTTAATTTTCTAGTAAGATGTGTTAAAAGCTTTcttcaatttgcatataattaaattataaactaaattatgtaaatattgtgtataactttcaaattaatttaagtacTATGTTATAAATGCTTTCTTTAGGggttttcatatatattttaacttaaaaatatttttgattagtgTATGTTTAGCATCCACTTCTGCTCAATCCTTCTCGAAAATATTAGATTACATTATTAACTTCTCAAATTAGCTGCAACTCAATATGAATCCCTTACAATCATTTATAAatcactttaaatttaaatgagtaATTTCTAAGGTGTTTTCTTAACCTGTTGCATCAATTTGCttcaataattgcattttgagaAATGTAAATTCTTTTCGATTTAGTTACATTCTGTCTCTCTATTATTATTGGCCTTCCCCTTCTGGCCAAAGATGCGAGACTCGTTGCCTTGGGCGACACAACTGTCAGCAATTTACATTTGACACGCCCAAAACAACTCTAATTACCCGTTTGACGCTAAAGATTCaatctgtctctctctatctctgtatTTTTGCCTCGATAAGGTTTCAGATAAAATTCCGATTGCTGTGTGGTAATCGATACagattttaacataaaattgaCACATTTGTCGAAATGTCTGAAATAGATTCATGAAATTTAACATCAAATTGTTGGTCCCTCCATTTCACCgagaaaaagggaaaaaaggGGATTTCAAAATTCGCGTTGGTGACATTTCAATTGCCTGCGGCTGTGGGCGTTGTATGCGCTGATAGGCGTGGTCTGTCGCTTTcgcataattgaaattgacatATTTCATTGTCGGCAAAAGGCCACGAAAATTGCcaaagtatattttcaattttcatcaCATTTAAGTGAGGGTAGCGCACAACGGACAAAGCTTCGCAttgatttgctttgattttcaTTCATCGCCCGCTGTCAGAGTTTGTGCCTTTATTTACCATCgtattttgctttgttgtaaAGCGCCCCAGGGGCTAGCCAAAGCCtgaagatagagagagagagagagagagatatagagAGAGGCATGCAacgccatcagcagcagcagcagcttagGCTTGTAGCTTTGTCTGTCGGCCTgctggatttttttttttgtttgcatcaTATCGACGCGTTGAGCCTTGTCGTGGATTTTTGGCAGCTTTAACAGGATTAGACGCCTGCGGAGCACGAAGCCTGATGATGATAACGATGATGAAGTTAGCTCTCAGTtcacttttaaattgttaagaGCGAAAGTTGTACAAGCGAAGTtaaggccaaaaataaaaatactattaatcAGTCAAGGTTCTcaatgtggtattattctgAAAGTATTCCAACTGGGTACGCTATATTTGATatctcaaatataccatagagtacagaGTATACCAGACTATTATTGcacaaattactttttattttatacatcttattaatatgtatttagttGCTTAAGATAATACAAAACTTGCTATTGATTTGCAATTGTCCTAAGCACAattaaaatctaaatttaattcaaattaaattccacTTGCAATTgttgtattaaatttgtattcgaTTTTTGGCTATCGCAAAGTATTCGAGTTTGCAACTTTAAGGGGTGACAACAATAGCTCTATTGATAAAGTGGAGCTTTGCTCACTTCAGTGCTTCTGCCTCCGCTTTGTTTTCCGGATTTCGTTCTGTTTTGCCATTCGGCCATAAATTATAATGCCGAAACAATGAAATACTTGcacaataaatatagtatgtacaATATACATAGATAGAGGGAGGAAAAGAAGCCAGGAAAAAGAACAGAGAACAGGGCAGGTGGAACATTCGTATTTGGGTCAATTTTTGGAGCACTGTGTTGTTTTATCGCTGCCACAACAAGCGAAACAGAAGTGCCACAAATTTAAACACAACAATGAACAATATATCCGAGCaaggagaaagaaaaagaaagacaaGCAGAAGCACAGAGGAAGGCgagcaataaaaagaaaaactgttGCATAGCATTGGGCGGTGAGGCcttcattaaaattgaaataaaagtgGATTGCACTTGGTCCAGCGCATTCTGTTAATATTAATGAGGCGGCAGACTCCGACTATGTATAGATAGCCTTTGTAACGAGTGGCGAGAGTTTTGTTAAAAAATGCGCATAACTAATTGAGTTTTGCAAAGCCAATTTGCTTGGCCAACTTTGGTGCCATTGTCTTTTGGATTTGGCCCAAGTGCAGAATAAGAATGTGGCCTGCATTTGTTTCGCTTTCGTTATCTTCGTTGGCCTGCTTTCGTGACACTGTGGTAAATGGAAATTGTCAAGTGTTCAAAAGGAAATGCTGAAgagcaatgaaatgaaataaaattgcaatgcaTTATCTTTAAAATAGAATACAACGAAACTTTCACTTTGTAactattttcttaatttatgcTGTCCCAAAATTctgtataattatttgtatacccactacccatagggtaaaagcgttttataattttgtgcatCTAGCAAAAGTGTGTAACGAAGGAcagaaggagtcatctccgACTGAGCTCACAAGTtgctaaaattatttaagaaatagttttatataatatatcggCTTCAGTAGTTTTAGtggctttggttgacaatctggtatactctttagtttatagtatattttaaaaatactaaaatataccgaatgttatatttggtatattaaaatatttaatatatatatttggtatattgatatactattaaatatacaaattacaacataacaaatatatcccgaattgtatatttggtatattaaatataccaattatatcataccaaatatacagaATGGTACatttgatataataatataccggATATCCagtttattttggtatttaagtatattaattcggtatattttaagaataaaaccGCATTGTTTAGCTTTAATAGAAAATGGGTAGCATGAATTGCTAAAATCTCTTTCATTTAGCTTCTCAACTATTTTACGCATAATTATAAATCTCTTGCTTTGATTGTGTGCTCGCATTCCTTTGTTCATAATTTCCTCAGATCTTTTATGCAAGTTTTATGTTCCAAAGCATTTGTCGAGTGGGCATTTTAAAGGCTGTGTAGGATGTGTAATTGACATGCCCGAATATCAAAAGGCTTCTAAGCTCagtcccaaaaaaaaagggctAAAAGTTAGCTGGGACTTGAGCAGGCGGCATGCAAGTGGCATTTGGTGTTAAAAACCCAAAGCAGCTTCAAAGCCACGAACTTTTGACACTTGCCCTCGGGCACTTGGGATCGCTCGTCGCTAACTGGCCTGCAAATCAAAGCTGGCAACTGAAATTCGAAAAGTATTTGCCgcaaacaagcaaaagttttgtatgTTCGCATTCCGCGAGCGCGCCTTTAGGTATGCTATTGAAAATACTGCAAATACTTTggggaaaaacaaaacaagattTTTCCTTATCGCGtttcatttattatgcaaagtTTTCCAtacttctgctgttgctgttgttgtgaatatttctcaatttgctgttgctgctggttaGGTGGGGAGGAAATCGAGCTAATCAAATGCGACATTTATCAAATTTGCACGCAACACGGCGGTCAAACatgcaaactgcaaaatgcATGAGGATTTTCCAATGTTTGCGGGTGGCTGTGGCAGCAAGCCAAACGAGCTgcttgttgcatgttgcacgtGGCAAATTAGCGCTGCACTATTGCGGTAActatcaaaatttttaatattaaatttttgttttgcgcttCCACTTGACTGTAGCATGCAatactatttcttttttgtagaGGGTTTTGGCAGGGATTTGCGTCTAGACAAGTCGACTCTCTGCCTCATCCTAAGTGCTGCTGGATATGACCAAATCCtcggtggctgctgctgtggggTCTTTGCATGTCTTTCGCATTGAGATTTGGCCAAACAGTCGTCGGCACAGCTTTTGTCGGGCTCAATATTGCGCGACGAACACGGTCTGCATTTGTaataagctgctgctgttgctgtagctgcatgcagcatgtggcataAAACCTTTCAGTGCTTTGGCTTTAACCGGAAAAAACGACTTGAAGTTGCTGCTGGGTTAAAGCCACAAAATCCACTTGCAAGCAGACGAATCGAATAATTGGTATTAATCTAGTTAGAGCATAACCGAAGCAAAGACTCGTTGCCATTTGTTTGAGTCGTTTTTAGAAGAATCTACATATTTAGGAAACATATGAAAGACTTGGAATAAGTAAATTTCATAAGTTCATTtgagaatattattattgaaaatgaaatctaATACCTAGAAACGTAATTGCTCTTTTTGATTAACAGAATATAAGCAGTATTATCATCATTACTAATTGACAAAAGAAACATGTGAAAGAAGTTGTATAAACATAAAtctttttaagaatattttaagaatatattttaaatacctAGTAACCAAAAGTATTTTGTGATTTAACAAAAGCATTACCTTTTCTAAAGTTCACCCTTCATCTAactttttaataacttaagcTTAATTTTGTTGCTAGCTCTAATCAGCTACAATTTTATAGCAAACGAAATATTAAAGACTTTTCTTTGCACTGATTAGATATTCGCCAAAAGCTTTTGTAAGTCtggaattttaaatactttttgctATCTGTGATTAAATATTAGCAAAAGTTCTTATCCTTGTCGTACataaaaaatagttgaaaactTTGTGACTTGGTTTTTATCGCTGATCAAATATGCCCCAAAGACCACAAAGACTAAGTAGCATAAGCTCTCAATAGTTGCCGCAGCCATTTGCCTACAAACAGACTGTGATTAGCCAAGTTTGCGCTGATGTTTGCATTGAAGGCGCCACATTAACAGCTCAATTTTCGACAGTCTTCAGTTCACGCCTGGCTGTCGTCGATAATCAATAGGAGAATCAATGTGCCAATGAACTCGTCAATGAACTCGTTATCAACGCTAATGGCACAGTTGCGCTGCTGCATGCAACACAATGTTGCAAGCACGCAAGCCTTTTGCATTATGCATGCCACGCCCATCGCGGGGCGTTCTTCGCTCCTTTGCCCCAAAATGTAGCAGCTCTCTAGCTAATCCATGGCTTTTAGTTTGTTTGGCTCGTGCCACAATATGATTACAATAATTTGATGTGTGCTCCacgttatatgtatgtatatgttatgCATATTTTGGGGTCACGCACGctacacaacagcaacaaaagcggAAACGGAATTGATTATCGGCGCTGTCGAAACTTGCCCTGGTTCCTGCCATCTCCTTCCATTTCAGGCTTCTTGTTTGTCGGCTGCTTTTATCTGTTTGCGTGCTGCTTTGCCGTTTTGCCTGTTTTGTattccaaatacaaattatgaaatttaatgacttcattttttctccttttttcgGTTAAAAGGTTATGACAGTACAAGGCTTATTTTGACTGTTAAATGTATGCAAAGTAGGCTTGGCTTAAActccaaaaatgtatttataaattagcTTCCTTTATTGTTTTGTAGTTCTCATACTTTTATCAAAATTCTCCGTGCGTAAACACTACCGAGTGAAATAGGTATAGAATACATTTCGAGGTCTAAAAATGGCTGACAAAAGTGTAAAGTAcgtaaaagtataaaaatatgtattgaaatgttattttaGTATTGTATTTAGATCTCGCCCAAATCCTGGCATACAGTTTAGCTCAGCAGCTGGCACAGCGGAGACAACGCGCAAAATGTTGCTCTTCAAGCAGCTGCTGAAGCAGGAGTTGAGCCGAGATCGTGTGAGACCTCGAAGAAATGCAACAGTACGATATCggagcaagcaacaacaacaacaacaactgtaatCAGAGCAGCCATTGTGATTAAGTAAATTGTTACAACTGGTATTTGGAATGGAAACAAAAACACTTGGTAGTTTATTTACgacaatacaacaaatttggttctactttttatttttaataaatgtgtctgtaaaatatttcaattttctacaaagctcttgtttgtttttgcaattagttGTGGTTTTAACAGTTTATAATAAAGTGCCAGAcggctaaaaaaaataacgaaagTAACGTAAAAGTCAGGAGTTGAGAGAGATATTCCCTTGCCAAAGGCAAACCAAATGGTGCGCGGCCTTTTTTAATTGCTGTCAAGCGCCAACTGTTACGTTGCAAACTcgcaaaacttttatttatgcaaattttttgtttatttttgtttttaacttGCAACAATATTTGTCGCTAAATTGGCAAAAGTGCTGTAAACTTTTCAAGCGAgggaaaaatatttattttgatggcTGCGcgagtaaattgaaattgttctGACAATTTGTTGTCAATGCGTATTTTGTCAAATGCTGCACAAATATTAGATGGCGCCCCATTTTTGTggcgttttttctttctttcgatAGTTGGCAAACTAATTGGACTCCAAATGGGAGTTGAACGCGTGTCCAAAGCAATTGTCAGGCCAATTCCCAGAAGCTGTgggaaaagttttttttttgcttcccGCACAACTTTCGACATTTGTGGCCTGACCAAAAgtattattacaataaaaaaaaagttggaCGTGGCAACACGTAGCAACGCAAATGATTTAGTCTTCTGACATATGTTCtatgtatatttagaattaatTGCACAGCGGGAAATCGAAACAGAGACAGTTGGGGGAAAAGATGTCGCCTAACGTCGCACGGTAAACGAATGGAAATTGTAGTTGGCAATTGGTTCGTTTGGTGTGAAAATTGCCTTCTCAATGATGGAGCGTGGACTGCCTTTGTGTTGCAGCCACAGTTTCCTAAGGAAATCAAATTAGTAGCTGCTACTCTTAAGCAGAGAGCCACTCACATTTCAGAGATTAAATCTTGCGGTCCCTCGAGTATGCCCTTGACGGTGCCATTTTGTGTATTCATGCACCAGCCATTGAGACCCAATTCCTTGGCCTTATTTAAAGTGTGCTTACGAAAGTAAACTCCTGAAGAAAAGATCGAAGAAAATTACAATTGCATTAAGTATTTAGTTTCTTTTGTAGCTTGCCTTGCACACGGCCAAAGATCTCAAACATCGAGCTGTAGATCTTCTTGTCGTGTGTTACTTTATTGCCGGGAATATCTGTTGTCAATCTGGTAATCGGTGTCAGTCCATTTCCAACTGCCTTATTCAATGTCTTAATTTTGGTATTCATATTTGAAAGagttgaaagcaaaataatattgtgtggcaagatttaaaatattaatgactGATGTTGAAATTTGCTCCGAAGTTGTGAAAATGAATGAGAGAGAACTCAACCAAAGCTTCGATGAAATTCTCTAAGCAGACTTGTTATagcttacaaaatatacaaatttagaGACTGCAGTAGAAAACTGTATGAagaattaattacaaaattcgtatattatcatatttatcAATCCAACTATTTTCTAACAAGATTTTGGTACCTAAAGAAAAGCAGTAGCTGCTgttaaagaaaatatgaagTTACTACTGACATTTAGTATACAAATATCaagtgcattttaaatgaGATCATTAAGTGGTcgtttgaaaatttatggcacgctcattatatttatttgcttgagaagaacaacaactgttgTCGTCATTACTCTCTGGCAAATTATGATGCCTCTCTTTCAGCAGGTGTCATTGAACACTGAAATCGCGTACTTGTGTAGCAAACGAGCgagcaatttaaatatattgcagttgtataaaaaaaaagagactatctaatatttcaaataacaGTTTGCTCGTCAGATCATCAGATTTCCGCACTTTTGCCAAGACGAAGAAAGGATGACTGTCTTGGCCATTTGAGAGGCTGCTTCACTTTTAGCGCTTCCGGTTCGTTAAGTTTAACAGGCGaagctgctggctgctggccaCAAGAGAGACAACAAGACAGTCAAAGAGAAAGACGGAAGCAAAAGTATGTGAAGGGAGTGAAAAAGGTAGTTGAAGGCGACGC comes from the Drosophila sulfurigaster albostrigata strain 15112-1811.04 chromosome 2L, ASM2355843v2, whole genome shotgun sequence genome and includes:
- the LOC133850121 gene encoding uncharacterized protein LOC133850121; amino-acid sequence: MADKSVKSRPNPGIQFSSAAGTAETTRKMLLFKQLLKQELSRDRVRPRRNATVRYRSKQQQQQQL
- the LOC133850122 gene encoding acylphosphatase-1; this encodes MNTQNGTVKGILEGPQDLISEMKLWLQHKGSPRSIIEKAIFTPNEPIANYNFHSFTVRR